TATGGATTCTCTCCATTTTGAAAGCAACCTTTTTACCGGATCAACCGAAGAGTTACCCAGACCCGGACAAGGAGTTTTTATGCCAACCTCTCTCTCAACGGCTGAAGCGATACGATGTTACAAGGGGGCCAAGATCCCGTTACAAGGAGATCTTACAAAAGATAAACTGCTCTGGACCCTCCGTAGAAATCAGGACATTCGAGTCAGCTGCTACCATCGAAATGCCGACCTTAAACTCCGGTCCGAGGATATATCCGACGAATATAAAGTGAAGACATCCGACGAATTGAGAGAGGCGTTCCGGTATGCCCGTTCTACATCCCACTTCAGAGAATTGACAAAATCAGTAGCCACTTTAGGGGATCAAGAAAACTTCCTCCATGAGGTGGATGACGCAACTCACGACTCAACCCATTGGGGTTTTTATACACCGATACTGGTCCTTGGAGGCATAATAACAGGCATCGCAGCTATTGTTGTAGGATTAGAAAGTGGCAAAAAAATGTGGATTGCCATTGGATTGGGAGCGGTCGCCACTGGCCTGAGTCTCGTCCTGGGATACCAGATTCACACCGACAGATTTCGTAATCGACTCCGGGAAGCGAATAACGAACCCACGCCTCGCTAAAGCGGACATTAAGGAGTTTTTATGACAACCTCTCTCTCAACTGCTGAAGCGATACGATGTTACCAGGGGGCCAAGATCCCGTTACAAGGAGATCTTACAAAAGATGAACTGCTCTGGACCCTCCGTAGAAATCAGGACATTCGAGTCAGCTGTTATCACCCAGACGTTGATCAGAGCTTTAGTAGAAACTCGTTGAATCGATCCGACCAATACGTTGAGCAAACCTCCGCGGAATTAAGAGAAGCATTTCGTTTTGCCCGTTCTACATCGGATTTTAAACGACTTACATTGCCGAACGACCAAGAGGCATTTCTCCATGAGGTGTATGATGCGACCAACAACTTAGATCATTGGGCCGCACTTCCCCTTACATTGAACGTCGGGGGAGTAGGAACGATTGTCCTAATATTGGCCGCGTTCCTGCTTGCTCCGGTAAATAAGATAAATCGGTCAATGAATTTGGCTCTCCTTGGAGGAGTAGCAGCTACTGGATTGACAATCCTGCGTAGGCACCTGATTCACATTCATGCATTTCGCGCCCAACTACATGAAGCGAATAAGTAGGGTGTGGCAGCGGGAGGATTTGCCCTTCGCCTAAAAACATCGTCAATACGGCTCAGGGCGTCGGCGTTTCGCTGACAGCCGCCGGAGTTGGCGACTTTTTCTCGGCTCATCGCCGAGCGCTCAACGCCGTTCAAATCCTCCGACAAAGCCAAGAAATGATTATGACGCTGTGGCAGCGGGAGGATTTGAACCTCCGACACGACGGGTATGAACCGTCTGCTCTACCCCTGAGCTACGCTGCCATAAGGGGGGGCTGTTGAAAAATGCCATCTGCTGCGTTCCCCTCGTCGCCGGCTCCTTGCCAAACACCGTTTCGTAGCATCCGGAATAGTTGGAATCAATAAAATCTGTTGCTAAATTCCTTTGTTGGAAAAATAGTCGCCTGATGCCACTCATCACCCTCTCATCCGATTTTGAAAAACAGAGCTACGGCTGTGGTGCGATGGAAGGGGTCATCTATGAGGTGAACCCCGAGGCCCGGGTCATCCACCAGATGCATGGCATTGAACGCTTTAGCCTCTTGCAGGGGGCCCGGACGATGGAAACACTCGTGACAATGCCGGTGGGATACCATGTCTGTGTCGTTGATCCTGGCGTCGGAACAAAAAGACGCGGCATAGCGATTCAAGTAGCACGCGGTGATATCCTCGTCGGTCCTGACAACGGTGTTTTGATCCCGGCGACACGAATCCTCGGCGGCATCATCAAGACACATGAATTGACCAACCCAAGATACCAGCGTAAACCGGTCTCGCCGATCTTTCATGGCCGGGATCTCTTCGCCATGGCAGCCGCCTATCTCTCAAAGGGAGTTCCTTTGTCCGATTTTGGCCAACAGATCCCCGAAAAAGAGCTGACACAGGCCCCTTATAAAGATGCCTTCATCAAGGGGAACAGGATCGAGGCGATTGTCATCCATATCAACCGGTTTGGGACGCTCTTCCTCAATATTCTTCAGAAAACGTGGGATCAGTTCGATCTCCCCCTCGGCGGAAAAATCCTGATCCGTTCCGGAAAAAAGTCACTTCGGATGACCCATGTCCAGACCTTCGGTGACGTGCCTGCAGGAAGCGCCTGTATCATAAAGGACGACTATACCCGCGTCGAGGCGGCGATCAATCAGGGGAGTTTCGTGAAAAAATTTCCGGTCCGTCTGGGTGATACCGTCACCTTGCAAAAAATTTTGTAGCGAGTCGGATGATCGCTCGAACCGACCGCGTGTAGGGGGGATAGAAAAAACGTAATATATCGATCCTCCCCTGACGAAGCACCGCCCTCTCGTGGGAAAAGGTCTTGAATCCATAAAAGCCGTGGTAGTTCCCCATCCCGCTCTCACCGATCCCTCCAAACGG
The window above is part of the Deltaproteobacteria bacterium genome. Proteins encoded here:
- a CDS encoding DUF4190 domain-containing protein; translated protein: MPTSLSTAEAIRCYKGAKIPLQGDLTKDKLLWTLRRNQDIRVSCYHRNADLKLRSEDISDEYKVKTSDELREAFRYARSTSHFRELTKSVATLGDQENFLHEVDDATHDSTHWGFYTPILVLGGIITGIAAIVVGLESGKKMWIAIGLGAVATGLSLVLGYQIHTDRFRNRLREANNEPTPR
- a CDS encoding SAM-dependent chlorinase/fluorinase, producing the protein MPLITLSSDFEKQSYGCGAMEGVIYEVNPEARVIHQMHGIERFSLLQGARTMETLVTMPVGYHVCVVDPGVGTKRRGIAIQVARGDILVGPDNGVLIPATRILGGIIKTHELTNPRYQRKPVSPIFHGRDLFAMAAAYLSKGVPLSDFGQQIPEKELTQAPYKDAFIKGNRIEAIVIHINRFGTLFLNILQKTWDQFDLPLGGKILIRSGKKSLRMTHVQTFGDVPAGSACIIKDDYTRVEAAINQGSFVKKFPVRLGDTVTLQKIL